The following is a genomic window from Acidobacteriota bacterium.
GTTGACCGCCCGAGAGTTGACTCGGTAAATGCTTGGCGCGATGAGACATCCCCACTTTATCGAGTGCATCGTGAACCCGTTTCTTGCGTTCACCCGAGGACATTCCGCGATAGGTCAACGGCAATTCGACGTTTTCATACACCGTCAAATCTCCAATCAAATTAAAACTCTGGAAGATAAAGCCGATTTCACGGTTGCGAATCCGGGCGCGTTCTGAAAGTTTCAGGCTTTCAACCGGCTTATCATTCAGCCAGTAACCGCCGTCAGTCGGTGAGTCAAGTAACCCCAGGATTGACAGCAAGGTTGACTTCCCACATCCAGAGGGCCCGGCAATCGAGACATATTCACCTTTTTTGATTTCCAGATGGACACCTGAAAGCGCGTGGGTTTCAACTTCGTCGGTGTAAAACACCTTGGTGATGTTATCTAACCGGATCAATGATTTCGTGGTTTCTGACATTGTGTTTTCCTTCCTCGTATCACTCAAGACATTCGTTGCTGGTGTCAGTAGTCAGTAGTCAGTAGTTGATAAGTCAGTAGTCAGTAGTCAAAACCCAGATCGTTGAATTCGTCGAATTCTTGAAAAGAATTGTTCCTAATACTACAGCGAGGTTTTAATAAAAAACCGAGTTTTGAGCCCAGGAACTCCCGCGTAGGCACGCTAGCCCAGGGTGCAACCCTGGGACCAACGGCCCGACCTCCCTCCCACCCCACCGGCAACCCAGGGTTTCGAAGACTCCACCCTGGGCTACGAGCCAACACCCGCTTCGCAGGTTAAAACCGAAACCTCGCTGTAGTACT
Proteins encoded in this region:
- a CDS encoding ABC transporter ATP-binding protein; protein product: MSETTKSLIRLDNITKVFYTDEVETHALSGVHLEIKKGEYVSIAGPSGCGKSTLLSILGLLDSPTDGGYWLNDKPVESLKLSERARIRNREIGFIFQSFNLIGDLTVYENVELPLTYRGMSSGERKKRVHDALDKVGMSHRAKHLPSQLSGGQQQRVAVARAIAGDPLLLLADEPTGNLDSKNGEAVMDLLRELHRGGATICMVTHDPRFSRYADRTIHLFDGRVVEEEQAEAA